In Nitrosophilus labii, the following proteins share a genomic window:
- the cas1b gene encoding type I-B CRISPR-associated endonuclease Cas1b: MKTRYILSMGELKRKDNSIAFKNEKGWNYIPIEGVREIYFFNEVSLNSKFLDFLARAGVVAHFFNYYGQYSGTFYPKDYLISGDLTVKQSLAFVEKRLMIAKSIVYAIAKNLYEVLYHYYRHGNKELKPFLDWLRTDIDKLLEKELHIRQILFIEGQIWSRFYDSFKYFLPKDFLMYKRVKRPPNNPMNALVSFGNTLLYTKTITAIYHTHLNQSISYLHEPREARFSLSLDLSEAFKPIIVFKTIFELVNRRKLQVSKHFEKKLNYALLNDDGKKIFLEAFENRINEKFKHTTLKRLVSYNRAIKLDGYKLIKFLIEGKEFVPFLLKDKK; this comes from the coding sequence ATGAAAACAAGATATATTTTATCTATGGGTGAGTTAAAGAGAAAAGATAATTCAATAGCGTTTAAAAACGAAAAAGGATGGAACTATATACCAATAGAGGGTGTCCGAGAGATTTACTTTTTCAATGAAGTGAGTTTAAACTCTAAATTTCTAGATTTTTTAGCAAGAGCCGGCGTCGTTGCACACTTTTTTAACTATTATGGGCAGTATAGCGGAACTTTTTATCCTAAAGATTATCTTATCAGTGGAGATTTGACAGTTAAACAATCTTTAGCTTTTGTTGAAAAGCGATTAATGATAGCAAAATCGATAGTATATGCTATAGCTAAAAATTTATATGAAGTTTTATACCATTATTATCGACATGGAAATAAAGAGTTAAAGCCTTTTTTGGATTGGTTGCGAACGGACATAGATAAGTTACTTGAAAAGGAGTTGCATATAAGGCAGATCCTATTTATAGAAGGGCAAATTTGGAGTAGGTTTTATGACAGTTTCAAATATTTCTTACCAAAAGACTTTCTAATGTATAAACGAGTTAAGCGGCCACCTAACAATCCAATGAATGCGCTTGTAAGTTTTGGTAATACTCTTTTATATACCAAAACAATTACCGCAATCTACCATACTCACCTAAATCAATCTATCAGCTATCTGCACGAACCGAGAGAGGCAAGGTTTAGCTTGAGTTTGGATTTGAGTGAAGCGTTTAAACCTATAATAGTTTTTAAGACGATTTTTGAGTTGGTAAATCGTAGAAAATTACAAGTTTCAAAACATTTTGAGAAAAAGTTAAATTATGCTCTGTTAAACGATGATGGAAAGAAGATCTTTTTAGAAGCTTTTGAAAACAGGATTAACGAGAAGTTTAAACATACTACTTTAAAACGTCTCGTCTCTTACAATAGAGCCATCAAGCTTGATGGTTATAAACTTATAAAGTTTTTAATAGAGGGTAAAGAGTTTGTTCCATTTTTGCTAAAGGATAAAAAGTGA